In Qipengyuania psychrotolerans, one DNA window encodes the following:
- a CDS encoding crotonase/enoyl-CoA hydratase family protein, whose translation MSSERVSIELAENGVAQVRLNRPDKMNALDPEMFEAIIAAGEELRTMKGLRAVVLAGEGRSFCAGLDVSSFTASPDGTRKPLTDRTHGNANTFQEVAMTWRKCPVPVIAAVHGVCFGGGMQIASGADIRVVHPASRMAIMEMKWGLVPDMGGYHLWRGMVRDDVLRELVYTNREFTGEEAKEYGLATFVSEDPLGKANDIANTIANRNPEAIRGAKRLSDAMLEKSGDEILMEESVEQSAIMRKPNQIEAVMAGMQKRAANFTDV comes from the coding sequence ATGTCCAGCGAACGCGTATCGATTGAACTAGCCGAAAACGGTGTTGCCCAGGTCCGGTTGAACCGGCCGGACAAGATGAACGCGCTCGACCCCGAGATGTTCGAAGCGATCATCGCTGCAGGCGAGGAATTGCGGACCATGAAGGGGCTGCGCGCCGTAGTGCTGGCGGGCGAAGGGCGCAGCTTTTGCGCCGGCCTCGACGTGTCGAGCTTTACCGCCTCGCCTGATGGGACACGCAAGCCGCTGACGGACCGTACGCACGGCAATGCCAACACTTTCCAGGAAGTCGCCATGACTTGGCGCAAGTGTCCCGTTCCGGTCATCGCGGCGGTGCACGGGGTATGCTTTGGCGGCGGCATGCAGATTGCCAGCGGCGCAGATATTCGCGTGGTCCACCCGGCCAGCCGCATGGCGATCATGGAAATGAAGTGGGGCCTCGTCCCCGATATGGGCGGATATCACCTGTGGCGCGGCATGGTGCGCGACGACGTCCTGCGCGAACTGGTCTACACCAACCGCGAATTCACGGGCGAGGAAGCGAAAGAATACGGTCTCGCGACGTTCGTGTCCGAAGATCCGCTGGGCAAGGCAAACGACATTGCGAACACGATCGCCAACCGCAATCCCGAGGCGATCCGCGGTGCCAAGCGCCTATCTGACGCGATGCTGGAAAAGTCCGGCGACGAAATCCTGATGGAAGAAAGCGTCGAACAGTCTGCAATCATGCGTAAACCGAACCAGATCGAAGCCGTGATGGCCGGAATGCA
- a CDS encoding winged helix-turn-helix domain-containing protein gives MKPAFRAGETARSIPLLVDWRIGGRCADWALIGEKRCAIAVGVDEPGTRANLIQGGFADALSSQVALVELAARALKLDGVNEMIPQHRNVGPVRLDLFYRDAYVDDKWIGLHPREFALMWRLAEVPGQRVDKAELLSDVWRLRHEPETNSLEVHISRLRAKLAISGLGWLVQTHQDGGYFICTEARSSFTAFSRERRTMLDRSAPITQSRRPDQPNLAECHVQRTRID, from the coding sequence ATGAAACCGGCATTCAGAGCGGGTGAAACCGCCAGGAGCATCCCCTTGCTCGTCGATTGGCGCATCGGCGGGCGATGCGCCGACTGGGCTCTTATCGGTGAAAAGCGCTGCGCAATTGCGGTGGGCGTTGATGAACCAGGAACAAGGGCGAACTTGATTCAGGGCGGGTTTGCGGATGCCCTTTCCAGCCAGGTAGCATTGGTGGAGCTCGCGGCACGGGCTTTAAAGCTTGATGGCGTCAACGAGATGATCCCGCAGCATCGCAACGTGGGGCCCGTACGGCTCGATCTGTTTTACCGCGATGCTTACGTCGACGATAAATGGATTGGTCTCCATCCGCGTGAATTTGCATTGATGTGGCGGCTGGCTGAAGTGCCGGGCCAGCGCGTGGACAAGGCAGAACTCTTGTCCGATGTCTGGCGCCTGCGGCATGAGCCTGAAACCAATTCGCTCGAAGTCCATATTTCCCGGTTGCGGGCAAAGCTGGCAATTTCGGGACTTGGATGGTTGGTCCAGACCCATCAGGACGGTGGCTATTTCATCTGCACCGAAGCCCGCTCCAGTTTCACCGCATTCTCGCGAGAGCGACGGACCATGCTGGACAGGTCGGCACCGATAACGCAAAGTCGCAGGCCCGATCAGCCAAACCTTGCGGAGTGTCATGTCCAGCGAACGCGTATCGATTGA
- a CDS encoding LL-diaminopimelate aminotransferase translates to MSDEFYRIKRLPPYVIAEVNAMRHAARQAGRDIIDLGMGNPDHPPPAHVIEKLCEVAQKPSAHGYSQSKGIPGLRKAQANYYRTRFGVELDPESEVVVTMGSKEGLSSMATAITAPGDVVLAPSPSYPIHTFGFIIAGATIRSVPTTPNERYWQALDNAMAFTVPRPTVLVVNYPSNPTAEVVDAAFYQRLVDWAKANKVWVLSDLAYSELYYDGNPTPSILQAKGAKDVAVEFTSMSKTYSMAGWRMGFAVGNPELISALTRVKSYLDYGAFTPIQAAACAALNGPQDVVAANRERYQHRRDVMVESFGRAGWDIPVPAASMFAWAPLPPGFEEMGSLEFSKQLLEHADVAVAAGVGYGEEGEGYVRIAMVENEQRIRQAARNVKKFLADHAR, encoded by the coding sequence ATGTCCGACGAGTTCTACCGCATAAAACGTCTGCCGCCGTATGTGATCGCGGAGGTCAATGCGATGCGGCACGCGGCGCGACAGGCGGGGCGGGACATTATCGACCTTGGCATGGGTAACCCTGACCATCCGCCGCCTGCCCATGTGATCGAAAAGCTGTGCGAAGTGGCGCAAAAGCCCAGCGCCCATGGCTATTCCCAGTCGAAGGGTATTCCGGGCCTGCGCAAGGCCCAGGCCAATTACTATCGCACACGCTTCGGGGTCGAACTCGATCCGGAAAGTGAAGTGGTGGTGACGATGGGCTCGAAAGAGGGGCTCTCGAGCATGGCGACGGCAATCACCGCACCCGGCGATGTCGTCCTTGCGCCCAGCCCAAGCTATCCGATCCACACCTTCGGCTTCATCATTGCAGGCGCGACGATCCGCAGCGTCCCGACCACGCCAAACGAGCGTTATTGGCAGGCTCTCGACAATGCGATGGCCTTCACGGTGCCGCGCCCGACGGTGCTGGTGGTCAATTATCCCAGCAATCCCACTGCCGAAGTGGTCGATGCCGCATTCTACCAGCGGCTGGTCGACTGGGCGAAGGCGAACAAGGTGTGGGTCCTGTCCGACCTTGCCTATTCCGAGCTTTATTACGACGGCAATCCGACGCCCTCTATCCTGCAGGCGAAGGGCGCCAAGGACGTGGCAGTAGAGTTCACCTCCATGTCGAAAACCTATTCCATGGCCGGTTGGCGAATGGGCTTTGCGGTCGGCAATCCGGAACTGATCTCGGCCCTGACGCGGGTAAAGAGCTACCTCGACTACGGGGCCTTCACACCTATCCAAGCCGCGGCCTGCGCCGCGCTGAACGGGCCGCAGGATGTCGTTGCGGCAAACCGGGAGCGGTATCAGCATCGCCGTGACGTGATGGTCGAAAGCTTCGGGCGAGCAGGCTGGGACATCCCCGTACCTGCCGCCAGCATGTTTGCATGGGCGCCGCTCCCGCCTGGTTTTGAAGAGATGGGCAGCCTGGAATTTTCCAAGCAATTGCTGGAACACGCCGACGTCGCTGTCGCTGCAGGTGTCGGTTACGGAGAGGAGGGCGAAGGCTACGTTCGTATTGCCATGGTGGAAAACGAACAGCGCATTCGTCAGGCCGCGCGCAACGTGAAAAAGTTTTTGGCCGATCACGCCCGATGA
- a CDS encoding PHA/PHB synthase family protein: MTDKPDPFTNLYEGPAKMARALLAPLMGTMDAGQLGEGMMSPEDAQQWAEVAAKLQTMWLTYQSEQMASPQALVPYFDPARWMALATDWYNKMPLAQAEQQKALIEEGTRLWQDVLGQYGLGPQAGAHSGDEVELPRKDRRFADEKWRAHPAFALIHQTYLFLAERVAEMVDKADGLNPQQREQLRFTTKAITEAASPANFPLTNPVVMERTLETKGQNLVKGMEHLLADMRRGQLSHTDASAFTLGENIAVTPGKVVHETPIYQLIQYSPTTEKVIKTPLIIFPPWINRFYILDLNAKKSFVKWAVDQGITVFMVSWKSADASMKDVVWDDYVRAQMDAIDHVRGRLDVPSVHAIGYCVAGTTLAATLAILHRREQQDKVKSATFFTAQVDFEKAGELLNFIDDQQLAAIQGMSPDGYLDGRYMAATFNLLRGTDLIWNYVVNNYLLGEDYPAFDLLHWNGDVTNLPAKWHQQYLRDLYRDNRLVEGDALTVDGTPVDLGRVNTPTYVQAGKEDHIAPAESVWRITEHFGGPIRFVLAGSGHIAGVVNPPSSGKYQYWTNDGSPRSLAEFRESAQEHPGSWWPDWIEWLRDQDGETVPAKGKRIPGGKGDEVIEDAPGRYVATR, encoded by the coding sequence ATGACCGACAAACCCGATCCGTTCACCAATCTCTATGAAGGCCCGGCCAAGATGGCCCGCGCACTTCTTGCGCCGTTGATGGGTACGATGGATGCAGGCCAGCTGGGTGAAGGCATGATGTCGCCAGAAGACGCGCAGCAATGGGCCGAGGTCGCCGCCAAGTTGCAGACCATGTGGCTGACCTATCAGTCGGAGCAAATGGCCAGCCCGCAGGCGCTGGTGCCTTATTTCGATCCTGCGCGCTGGATGGCGCTGGCAACCGACTGGTACAACAAGATGCCGCTCGCTCAGGCGGAACAGCAGAAGGCCCTGATCGAGGAAGGCACACGATTGTGGCAGGACGTTCTCGGGCAATACGGCCTCGGCCCACAGGCCGGTGCACATAGCGGTGACGAGGTCGAGCTACCGCGGAAAGATCGCCGTTTCGCCGATGAGAAATGGCGCGCGCACCCGGCATTTGCCCTGATCCACCAGACCTACCTCTTCCTTGCAGAGCGGGTGGCGGAGATGGTGGACAAGGCCGACGGCCTCAACCCGCAGCAACGCGAGCAACTGCGTTTCACCACCAAGGCGATCACCGAAGCGGCAAGCCCTGCGAACTTTCCGCTGACCAATCCGGTTGTCATGGAACGCACGCTGGAGACGAAGGGTCAAAACCTGGTCAAAGGGATGGAGCATTTGCTTGCCGATATGCGGCGCGGACAGCTGAGCCATACGGACGCCAGCGCTTTCACCTTGGGCGAGAACATCGCCGTCACTCCCGGCAAGGTCGTGCATGAAACACCGATCTATCAGTTGATCCAATATTCGCCGACCACCGAAAAGGTGATAAAGACGCCGCTCATCATCTTCCCGCCGTGGATCAACCGGTTCTACATCCTCGACCTCAATGCGAAGAAGAGCTTCGTGAAATGGGCAGTCGACCAAGGCATAACCGTATTCATGGTCAGCTGGAAATCAGCCGATGCCAGCATGAAGGACGTGGTGTGGGACGATTACGTCCGCGCCCAGATGGACGCGATCGACCACGTGCGCGGCCGGTTGGATGTGCCCAGCGTGCATGCCATCGGGTATTGCGTGGCCGGAACCACCCTCGCCGCCACTCTGGCGATCCTTCACCGCCGCGAACAGCAGGACAAGGTCAAAAGCGCGACCTTCTTCACCGCGCAGGTCGATTTTGAAAAAGCAGGCGAGCTACTTAATTTTATCGACGACCAGCAGCTGGCCGCGATCCAAGGGATGTCACCCGACGGTTATCTCGATGGGCGGTACATGGCCGCGACATTCAACCTGCTGCGCGGCACCGATCTGATCTGGAACTATGTCGTCAACAACTACCTGCTCGGCGAAGATTATCCGGCCTTTGACCTCCTCCACTGGAACGGCGATGTCACCAACCTGCCCGCAAAATGGCACCAGCAGTACCTGCGCGATCTTTACCGCGACAATCGGCTGGTCGAAGGCGATGCGCTGACCGTGGACGGTACTCCCGTCGATCTCGGGCGGGTGAATACGCCGACATATGTGCAGGCCGGCAAGGAAGACCATATCGCACCGGCCGAGAGCGTCTGGCGTATCACCGAACACTTTGGCGGCCCCATTCGCTTCGTGCTGGCCGGATCGGGACATATTGCCGGAGTGGTGAACCCTCCGTCCTCGGGGAAATACCAGTACTGGACGAATGATGGATCGCCGCGCAGCCTCGCCGAGTTCCGCGAAAGTGCGCAAGAGCATCCGGGCAGCTGGTGGCCCGACTGGATCGAATGGCTGCGAGATCAGGACGGCGAAACAGTGCCTGCAAAAGGCAAGAGGATACCTGGCGGCAAGGGCGATGAGGTCATCGAAGACGCCCCCGGACGTTACGTCGCCACGCGCTAA
- a CDS encoding phasin family protein → MADSPSKIDAAAEKAFAEAADKKTAEAVNTKAVEKAVEADTTAPVKADKVADAVAAPAAKKPAAKKKAAPAKTKKVAAKKAPAKKVAAKKAAPKKKTAAKKAPVNTPKISKLKDTIMATAKNAKTTDYTAKAKEVAADVQTRAKAAYDKGSEMTQDVVEFQKGNLEALVESGKILASGMQDMGRTYVEEAKGAAATVQGDVKKIAAVKSPTELLQLQGEIARRNFDAMVSTTSKNTEAMLKLANEAFAPLSSRMSLAAAKVRKAA, encoded by the coding sequence ATGGCTGACAGCCCAAGCAAAATCGATGCCGCCGCCGAAAAGGCATTTGCCGAGGCCGCGGACAAGAAAACCGCAGAAGCGGTGAACACCAAGGCCGTCGAAAAGGCGGTCGAGGCGGACACGACTGCACCGGTCAAGGCCGACAAGGTCGCTGACGCCGTCGCCGCTCCCGCCGCGAAGAAGCCGGCAGCCAAGAAGAAAGCTGCCCCGGCCAAGACCAAGAAGGTCGCCGCCAAAAAGGCTCCTGCCAAGAAGGTAGCCGCCAAGAAGGCCGCGCCGAAGAAAAAGACCGCTGCCAAAAAGGCTCCGGTCAACACACCAAAGATTTCCAAGTTGAAGGACACTATCATGGCCACTGCCAAGAACGCCAAGACCACCGATTACACCGCGAAAGCCAAGGAAGTTGCTGCCGACGTGCAGACACGTGCCAAGGCCGCTTACGACAAGGGCAGCGAAATGACCCAGGACGTCGTTGAATTCCAGAAGGGCAACCTTGAAGCCCTCGTGGAATCCGGCAAGATCCTCGCATCGGGCATGCAGGACATGGGCCGCACCTATGTAGAAGAAGCCAAGGGCGCTGCTGCAACCGTCCAGGGCGACGTCAAGAAGATCGCTGCTGTGAAGTCGCCGACCGAGCTTCTCCAGCTCCAGGGTGAAATCGCACGTCGCAACTTCGACGCCATGGTTTCGACCACTTCGAAGAACACCGAAGCCATGTTGAAGCTTGCCAACGAAGCTTTCGCTCCGCTGTCGAGCCGCATGAGCCTGGCAGCCGCCAAGGTTCGCAAGGCCGCCTAA
- the clpS gene encoding ATP-dependent Clp protease adapter ClpS, whose protein sequence is MIEMLPLTPKNAADGDDDPREGDGQANVATKTRTKPKKPSMYKVLLLNDDYTPMEFVVIVLKRFFRMDMEEATRVMLHVHQKGVGVCGVFPYEVAETKVNQVMDFARENQHPLQCTLEKA, encoded by the coding sequence ATGATTGAAATGCTCCCCCTCACTCCGAAAAACGCCGCTGACGGCGATGACGATCCACGCGAGGGTGACGGGCAGGCTAACGTCGCGACCAAGACCCGGACGAAGCCGAAAAAGCCCAGCATGTACAAGGTGCTGCTGCTTAACGACGATTACACGCCGATGGAATTCGTGGTGATCGTGCTCAAGCGCTTCTTCCGAATGGACATGGAAGAGGCGACACGCGTGATGCTGCATGTCCACCAGAAGGGCGTCGGCGTTTGCGGTGTATTTCCTTATGAAGTCGCCGAAACCAAGGTGAACCAGGTCATGGATTTCGCCCGCGAGAACCAGCACCCCCTCCAGTGCACGCTGGAAAAGGCCTGA
- a CDS encoding DUF427 domain-containing protein, with protein sequence MAFFGHPEPDPVGDGQESVWDYPRPAIAEPANRHIVIRHAGITLADTRGAWRTLETSHPPTYYLPPEDIAMEHIRANPQRSLCEWKGQARYWDVSAGPDVLRAAAWSYADPTQSFAPIAGFLAFYPEPFDECLVDGEQVIPQPGGFYGGWITSREAGPFKGIPGSRFW encoded by the coding sequence ATAGCGTTCTTCGGTCATCCCGAACCCGATCCGGTCGGTGACGGTCAGGAAAGCGTCTGGGATTACCCCCGCCCCGCGATCGCAGAACCTGCAAACAGGCACATCGTGATTCGCCACGCCGGGATCACTCTCGCTGATACGCGAGGCGCTTGGCGGACGCTGGAAACCAGTCACCCGCCGACCTATTACCTCCCGCCCGAAGACATCGCGATGGAACACATCCGCGCAAACCCGCAGCGCTCTCTGTGCGAATGGAAGGGGCAAGCGCGGTATTGGGACGTGAGCGCCGGGCCTGACGTGTTGCGGGCCGCCGCATGGTCCTATGCCGATCCCACGCAGTCTTTTGCTCCGATCGCCGGTTTCCTGGCATTCTATCCCGAGCCGTTCGATGAATGCCTCGTCGATGGCGAGCAGGTTATACCTCAACCCGGCGGTTTTTATGGCGGCTGGATTACCAGCCGTGAAGCGGGTCCGTTCAAGGGCATTCCCGGAAGCCGGTTCTGGTAA
- a CDS encoding LptF/LptG family permease, whose translation MLNFIPAIDRYIFRLVIVPMLGVFALAASLLTLDKMLRLLDFVAIEGGPIGVVFKMLATLIPEYASLAIPLGLLLGILLAFRKLATSSELDVFRAVGMSYGRLLRVPYAITIVFMAINVALVFFVQPVSRFTYERLEYDLRSGALGASIKVGEFTTLADRMALRIEKSEDDGRKLMGVFARVSNSKGQVLSISAQEGAFLATTDDPDTIILRLTNGTIVQDTGSQTPRVLTFTRHDLPIDLPAIEQFRARGEDEREYILPELLRVGWADNQSETKRDASQASFNFRLVEVVMMALMPLLAVALGIPPKRSTSALGVFLSIIMVVAYHKINQYGEDVAALGLADPILALWGPFVIFAALIIWMYWRVAFVPGGQAIGALENWFAKISKKIGKLFKRKRRVMHDEDLAAES comes from the coding sequence GTGCTCAATTTCATACCCGCCATCGACCGCTATATCTTCCGGCTGGTAATTGTGCCGATGCTGGGCGTGTTTGCGCTGGCAGCATCGCTGCTCACGCTGGACAAGATGCTGCGGTTGCTCGATTTCGTCGCCATCGAAGGCGGTCCGATCGGTGTCGTCTTCAAGATGCTCGCGACGCTCATTCCCGAATACGCCAGTCTTGCCATTCCGCTTGGCCTGTTGCTCGGAATCCTGCTCGCCTTCCGGAAACTTGCCACCAGTAGCGAACTCGATGTCTTTCGCGCGGTGGGGATGAGCTACGGGCGCCTGTTACGCGTGCCCTACGCGATCACGATTGTGTTCATGGCGATCAATGTTGCGCTGGTTTTCTTCGTCCAGCCGGTCAGCCGCTTTACCTACGAGCGCCTGGAATACGACCTACGATCCGGCGCGCTGGGCGCTTCGATAAAGGTCGGCGAGTTCACTACCCTTGCCGACCGCATGGCCCTGCGCATTGAAAAAAGCGAGGATGACGGGCGCAAGCTGATGGGTGTTTTCGCCCGGGTTTCCAACAGCAAGGGACAGGTCCTCTCGATCTCGGCGCAGGAAGGGGCATTCCTTGCCACGACCGATGATCCGGACACGATTATCCTGCGGCTCACCAACGGCACCATTGTCCAGGACACCGGCAGCCAGACACCGCGCGTGCTGACCTTCACGCGTCACGACTTGCCGATCGACCTGCCCGCAATCGAGCAATTTCGCGCTCGGGGCGAGGACGAGCGCGAGTACATCCTGCCCGAACTCCTGCGCGTGGGATGGGCCGACAATCAGTCCGAAACAAAGCGCGACGCGAGCCAAGCCAGCTTCAATTTCCGATTGGTCGAGGTGGTCATGATGGCGCTGATGCCGCTCTTGGCGGTGGCGCTGGGTATACCGCCCAAGCGATCGACCAGCGCTCTGGGGGTGTTCCTGTCGATCATCATGGTCGTCGCCTATCACAAGATAAATCAATATGGAGAGGACGTGGCCGCGCTAGGCCTTGCCGACCCGATCCTCGCCCTGTGGGGGCCGTTCGTCATCTTTGCGGCGCTAATAATATGGATGTACTGGCGGGTCGCGTTCGTACCCGGCGGGCAAGCTATCGGTGCGCTTGAAAACTGGTTCGCCAAGATATCGAAGAAGATCGGCAAGCTGTTCAAGCGCAAACGGCGTGTGATGCATGACGAAGACCTGGCGGCGGAGAGCTGA
- the lptG gene encoding LPS export ABC transporter permease LptG: MQLDFFPSRTLTWYLAKLFVVRILAVLVMLVLVLMMLDLLSNSGKILAVDGNGQGELLTYAGLRIPQLIQRFLPYSVLLATLISLVTLNQNSEVIAMKAAGLSAHQVLAPLLLSAMVVAGFSFAFNERIVTRATATLKAWEAADYGPVPEESNVRANVYLADGENVLTAAQLAGEGNAIAMRKVTWYRRNADGTILEQVVADRATYAAPGWKLEDVERFEISSATLQTEDELIVARELTPDQIDLARIDPDAVPFWELGSSIDAYEAAGRRTGELRAKWWHKLSGPLSSFLMPLLGAIAAFGLARSGQLFVRALIGMALGFAYFVVDNAALAMGNFGGYPPFLAAWAPFFLFFLIGETVLIRTEE, encoded by the coding sequence GTGCAACTCGACTTTTTCCCCTCCCGCACGCTGACCTGGTATCTCGCGAAGCTGTTCGTGGTGCGCATTCTTGCGGTGCTGGTCATGCTGGTGCTGGTGCTGATGATGCTCGATCTCTTGTCGAACAGCGGCAAGATCCTTGCCGTAGACGGCAACGGGCAAGGCGAATTGCTGACCTACGCGGGGCTGCGAATACCGCAGTTGATCCAGCGGTTCCTGCCCTATTCCGTGCTGCTAGCGACGCTGATTTCACTCGTGACGCTCAACCAGAATAGCGAAGTCATCGCGATGAAGGCCGCCGGACTTTCGGCGCATCAGGTTTTGGCCCCGCTATTGCTGAGCGCCATGGTCGTTGCAGGCTTCAGCTTTGCCTTCAACGAACGGATCGTCACCCGCGCGACAGCCACGCTCAAGGCATGGGAAGCAGCCGACTACGGGCCGGTTCCCGAAGAATCCAATGTGCGTGCCAATGTGTATCTGGCTGACGGCGAGAATGTGCTGACCGCAGCCCAGCTGGCGGGCGAAGGCAATGCCATCGCGATGCGCAAGGTCACTTGGTATCGCCGCAATGCAGACGGGACCATCCTTGAACAGGTGGTGGCGGACAGGGCCACCTATGCGGCGCCGGGATGGAAGCTGGAAGATGTCGAACGGTTCGAGATTTCCAGCGCCACGTTGCAGACTGAGGACGAGCTGATCGTCGCGCGGGAGCTTACTCCCGATCAGATCGACCTTGCCCGGATAGACCCCGACGCGGTGCCGTTCTGGGAGCTGGGTTCTTCAATCGATGCCTATGAAGCAGCGGGCCGCAGAACCGGCGAATTGCGGGCCAAGTGGTGGCACAAGCTGTCCGGGCCGCTTTCCTCGTTCCTTATGCCTTTGCTCGGCGCAATCGCCGCATTCGGTCTTGCAAGGTCGGGCCAGCTCTTCGTGCGCGCCTTGATCGGCATGGCTCTGGGATTTGCCTATTTCGTGGTCGACAACGCCGCGTTGGCGATGGGCAATTTCGGCGGCTACCCACCATTCCTTGCGGCATGGGCGCCGTTCTTCCTGTTCTTCCTGATCGGCGAGACGGTCCTCATCCGGACCGAGGAATGA
- a CDS encoding GNAT family N-acetyltransferase — MSDWHIRLARPEDAEHLPAIELAAGMLFREVEGLSEIAGMHAIPADQQRSMIRKGHSLVAEMDGRLVGFLSTEPHRKELHIREFSVHPDMQGKGIGTILLRGIGIDAHNSGFSAITLTTFTDVPWNAPFYERLGYTVISDLAAHPRLNAEIEQEVQHGLPRERRCAMIKFLG; from the coding sequence ATGAGCGATTGGCACATCCGGCTTGCGCGGCCAGAAGACGCCGAGCACCTGCCGGCTATCGAACTGGCGGCGGGAATGCTGTTTCGCGAAGTCGAGGGCTTGTCTGAAATCGCGGGGATGCACGCCATTCCAGCGGATCAGCAGCGATCAATGATCCGCAAGGGCCATTCGCTGGTGGCGGAGATGGACGGGCGGCTGGTCGGCTTCCTGTCCACCGAGCCGCACCGCAAGGAGTTGCATATCCGCGAATTCTCGGTGCATCCCGACATGCAGGGTAAGGGTATCGGCACGATCCTGCTTCGCGGCATCGGGATCGACGCACACAATAGCGGATTTTCCGCGATCACGCTGACGACTTTCACGGATGTCCCGTGGAATGCGCCCTTCTACGAACGACTAGGCTACACGGTGATCAGCGACCTTGCCGCCCACCCGCGCCTGAACGCCGAGATAGAGCAGGAGGTCCAGCACGGCCTTCCGCGCGAGCGGCGCTGCGCGATGATTAAATTTCTGGGCTGA
- a CDS encoding fatty acid desaturase family protein, whose amino-acid sequence MNAEQTLSAANPASLRDARGWHSQIADDKAMLRAARDLTKDIAAAKAAIYWPDMIGSALVGYASLAGAILVDSVPLAVVLGVVSALALYRALLFIHEISHLHRDALPGFRTGWNMLVGIPMLTPSFMYEGVHTLHHKRTQYGTVEDPEYLPLALMKPWSLPLFVAVALLAPVALLFRFAVLVPLGAIIPPIRELTWQRFSALAINPEFRRRPPEGNLKRRVFWQEFGGAVWSWMLIGSVFALGWRPLLIALAIVSVTATLNQLRTLVAHLWENEGEAMTVTAQFLDSVNVPPPGVVAEVWAPVGLRYHALHHLMPSMPYHSLPEAHRRLARELGESSTYHGANHSGMGVLVSRIARSTMGRRS is encoded by the coding sequence ATGAACGCTGAACAGACCCTATCTGCTGCCAATCCCGCGTCATTGCGCGATGCGCGCGGCTGGCATTCACAGATTGCCGACGACAAGGCGATGTTGCGCGCTGCCCGCGACCTGACGAAGGATATCGCGGCGGCGAAAGCGGCTATTTACTGGCCCGACATGATCGGCTCGGCACTCGTGGGTTATGCAAGTCTTGCAGGTGCAATTCTGGTCGATAGCGTACCTTTGGCGGTGGTGCTGGGTGTCGTTTCGGCTCTGGCGCTCTACCGCGCGTTGCTTTTCATTCACGAAATTTCGCACCTTCACCGCGATGCCTTGCCGGGCTTTCGCACTGGCTGGAACATGCTCGTCGGCATCCCGATGTTGACCCCCAGTTTCATGTATGAAGGCGTCCACACGCTCCATCACAAACGAACCCAATATGGCACCGTCGAAGATCCGGAATATCTCCCGCTCGCACTGATGAAGCCGTGGAGCTTGCCGCTGTTTGTGGCAGTCGCCTTGCTGGCACCGGTCGCACTGTTGTTCCGCTTCGCCGTGCTGGTTCCGCTCGGCGCGATCATTCCGCCTATTCGCGAACTGACCTGGCAGCGCTTTTCCGCGCTGGCGATCAATCCGGAATTTCGCCGCCGTCCGCCAGAGGGTAATCTGAAACGCCGCGTTTTCTGGCAGGAGTTCGGCGGGGCTGTGTGGTCTTGGATGCTGATCGGCAGCGTGTTTGCGCTCGGCTGGCGTCCGCTGCTCATTGCGCTGGCAATCGTTTCGGTAACCGCCACTCTCAATCAATTGCGCACGCTCGTTGCCCACCTGTGGGAGAATGAGGGTGAGGCGATGACGGTGACGGCCCAGTTCCTCGATTCCGTCAATGTGCCGCCGCCCGGCGTGGTTGCCGAAGTTTGGGCGCCAGTTGGACTCCGCTATCACGCGCTGCACCATCTGATGCCGTCGATGCCCTATCACTCGCTGCCAGAGGCGCACCGCCGCCTGGCGCGCGAGCTGGGCGAAAGCTCGACCTATCACGGTGCCAATCACTCAGGCATGGGTGTGCTCGTATCCCGGATCGCGCGCAGCACGATGGGCCGCCGCTCTTAG